A window of the Streptomyces formicae genome harbors these coding sequences:
- a CDS encoding bifunctional riboflavin kinase/FAD synthetase, which yields MQRWRGLEDIPQDWGRSVVTIGSYDGVHRGHQLIIGRAVERARELGVQSVVVTFDPHPSEVVRPGSHPPLLAPHHRRAELMAELGVDAVLILPFTSEFSKLSPADFIVKVLVDKLHARAVIEGPNFRFGHRAAGNVDFLAEIGRTYDYEVEVVDLYVRGEAGGGEPFSSTLTRRLIAEGDVEGAAEILGRPHRVEGVVVRGAQRGRELGYPTANVETLPHTAIPADGVYAGWLTADGERMPAAISVGTNPQFDGTERTVEAYAIDRVGLDLYGLHVAVDFLAYVRGMEKFESIEALLDAIAADVKRARELTAAYDA from the coding sequence GTCACCATCGGCTCCTACGACGGCGTCCACCGGGGCCACCAGCTGATCATCGGGCGTGCCGTGGAGCGGGCGCGTGAGCTCGGGGTGCAGTCGGTCGTCGTCACCTTCGACCCGCACCCCAGCGAGGTCGTCCGCCCCGGCAGCCACCCGCCGCTGCTCGCCCCGCACCACCGGCGCGCGGAGCTGATGGCGGAGCTCGGCGTCGACGCGGTGCTGATCCTCCCCTTCACGTCGGAGTTCTCGAAGCTGTCGCCCGCGGACTTCATCGTGAAGGTCCTCGTCGACAAGCTGCACGCGCGCGCCGTGATCGAGGGCCCGAACTTCCGCTTCGGCCACAGGGCGGCGGGGAACGTGGACTTCCTCGCCGAGATCGGGCGCACGTACGACTACGAGGTCGAGGTCGTCGACCTGTACGTGCGGGGTGAAGCGGGTGGCGGCGAGCCCTTCTCGTCGACGCTGACGCGGCGGCTGATCGCCGAGGGCGACGTCGAGGGCGCCGCCGAGATCCTCGGCCGCCCGCACCGTGTCGAGGGCGTGGTCGTGCGCGGTGCCCAGCGCGGTCGCGAGCTGGGCTATCCGACGGCGAACGTCGAGACGCTCCCGCACACGGCGATCCCCGCGGACGGGGTGTACGCGGGCTGGCTCACCGCCGACGGCGAGCGCATGCCGGCCGCGATCTCCGTCGGCACGAACCCGCAGTTCGACGGCACCGAGCGCACGGTCGAGGCGTACGCGATCGACCGCGTCGGGCTCGATCTGTACGGGCTGCACGTGGCCGTGGACTTCCTCGCGTATGTGCGGGGCATGGAGAAGTTCGAGTCGATCGAGGCGCTGCTGGACGCGATCGCGGCGGACGTGAAGCGGGCGCGGGAACTGACCGCCGCGTACGACGCGTAG